TGTAGACGGGTGATGAAGACATTACTGCTGAAAACGCGAGGACGAAAACCAGGAGATACTGGTACATTACTTTCAGAATTATTCTCTAGCCAGAACACACCTGCTTGCTTCAATTCCTCTGGCGTCAGAGGTTCAGCAGAACAGGGGTCACAACTACCCATATCCCATGCATATTCTAGAAATGCTACCTTTTTATCTTCTCTGGTGTAGCTAGTTTGAAACGTGGACTTGTAGAAATCGCCAAATTCATTTTTGACAAAGATGGGAATATTAACATTAGAGGGGATTTTAACTGTTCGGTAGTTAGTGATTTCTGCCTGTCCTTTGGGTGATAGGATATAAACAATCAAATCCTGCTCAGTCGTGGCATTAATCATACCTAACCGAATTGGCAGCATGAACTTAGGTGATTGGTAAGCAATTTGCAACGGACGCAGTAATTTATAGCCAGATTCCTCAAATTTATCTAAGTTGACTTTAGCAACGAAGAATTTCATTGAAGAACGGATGTAAGGCTTGAGCAAATCTTTCGCGCCTCTGGGGATTTTATAGCCATTGCGGTTCAGCCAGGTTTCCAGTCCGCCAGATTCTTTCGCACTCAAAATCACAATATCGTATTCACCAACATTGAAACGCGCCTCAACAGTCACACCCAAACTGCGATTGCTTGTCGAATTCTCAAGTTGATTTACTCTAGCACTAGGTGCTGGTAGAACTCGATTATACGGATAAATTGGGGCACATGGATCAGAATCGAAATATTCCACCAATCGCGGCGCACTAAAAGCATCCAAACGCTCGATAATCTTAGGTTCAGCAACGTGAACTTGCTCTTTTTGCAGCACCGTGGGTACTGGGATGACGATAGCAAAATCTTTGACTTCGCCCTGAAAATCATTAGCCATTGTCAAAACAGTGCGATCGCCATCCCGCGCAATCACCACCTGAGAAGCTTGGTTATACAGCTTTGTATCCGCTTTAGCAACATAAAATCCACAAAACGCCCAAGCTGCAGGTGTAAAACACAGCAGCGCTACAAATACAAATAATAATGAAATTAAGAATCTAAAAGGCTTCATTTATTAATAATGACGTGAAGTTCAGATAAATATTGTACGCAGCTTACTTGACTTGTGGCATCACGCACCATTCTTTTCTTTACTGAAGCGATGATGTACCTGAACCGGAATCGTTTACAGCTATGCCTAGCCTCCCCACTCCCTTACTCCCGATCTATGGCACAATGAAAGACGGTGATAAGAAAATATTGATAAGGTAATTTAGTGAGTCCAACTGCTCAAACCACAGCTAGTGCGCGACGTGTGGTATTTCCGTTTACAGCAATTGTGGGTCAGGAAGAAATGAAACTGGCGCTGCTGTTGAACGTGATTGACCCGAAAATTGGTGGTGTAATGATCATGGGCGATCGCGGTACCGGTAAGTCCACAACTATCCGGGCCTTGGCCGATCTTTTACCAGAAATTTCGGTCGTTGCTAATGACCCCTTCAACAGCGACCCCACAGACCCCGATTTGATGAGTGATGAAGTCCGCCAATTGCTAATACAAGGGGCAGAAATTCCCGTAGACTTCAAAAAAGTCCAAATGGTAGACTTACCACTAGGCGCGACAGAAGACCGGGTTTGCGGCACTATCGACATCGAAAAGGCTTTATCTGAAGGTGTCAAAGCCTTTGAACCGGGATTGCTAGCCAAGGCTAATCGCGGTATCCTGTATGTAGATGAAGTCAACTTGCTAGATGACCACCTGGTAGACGTATTGCTCGACTCCGCCGCCAGTGGTTGGAACACTGTGGAACGGGAAGGTATTTCCATCCGTCACCCAGCGCGTTTCGTACTCGTCGGTTCTGGAAACCCCGAAGAAGGCGAACTTCGCCCCCAACTCCTCGACCGCTTTGGAATGCACGCCGAAATCCACACGGTCAAAGAACCAGTCTTACGGGTGCAAATCGTCGAACAACGGGCAGAATTTGACCAAAATCCCCTAGCATACGTCGAAAAGTGCAAACCTGAACAAGAAGCACTACAGCAGCAAATTGTCAATGCTCAAAAACTCTTACCACAAGTAAAAAGTGAGTATGACCTGCGGGTAAAAATTTCGGAAATCTGCTCAGAATTAGATGTAGATGGTTTACGGGGTGACATCGTGACCAACCGCGCCGCCAAAGCCTTAACTGCATTTGAAGGACGCACCGAAGTTACCATTGACGATATTCGCCGTGTCATTACCTTATGTCTGCGTCACCGCCTACGCAAAGACCCCTTAGAATCAATTGATTCTGGCTACAAAGTAGCAAAAGCCTTTGCGCGAGTCTTTGGCGTCGAACTACCAGAAGATAATGCACAAAAAAACGGCACCGGTCAAAAGGTGGGAGTTAGGAATTAGGAATTAGGAGTTTGGAGTTTGGAGTTTGGAGTTAAAAATTTTAAGTTTTGAGTTGTGGGTTTTGTAACTCATAACTCATAACTCCTAACTCTTAACTCCTAACTTATTACTCATTACTCATTACTCATTACTCATTACTCCTAACTCTTAACTCCTAACTAATTATGAGATTTTGGCAATTTTGGTTCAACAGCTTTATTTTATCTAGCCAATATAACCCACCCCGGTTTGTTGAGTTATTAATGCTCATGGTAGCGATCGCCATGCTAGGAGTTGCCACGATTTTACCCGAAAAACCTTATTTAATACTGGGTTTGAGCTTAGTAGTTGGCGCATCAATTTCTATCTTAGTACGGGAAGCGATCGCTCCCTCACCCCAGGTGCGAATCACCCAACTAACAGCATTATTATTGTTATTCATCAGCCTCTACGGTTTTGCTGACTTACTCCTAACTCCTAACTCCTAAATCCTAACTCCGCGCCGTCGAATGATGATCTTCTGGGGCGCAAGGCCTTCTGGGGCGCAAGGCCTTGCGCCCCTACCAGAATTGTTCTCACATGGCCGATACAATTGGTGTTACCTTTACCTCACCGGAACGGCGAAGTTGACAAGTTGACGAAGAGTTGCTTATTTTTTGTCAATTGCAAAACAGAAACGACCAACGACAGCTTGAGGATTACTATTGTTCATCACGTCAGTCGTTAAACTTTTTAACTCACCTAAAAACTGTGCCAAATTATAAGTTTTAGAACCATCTGTCAAGTTTGCGTCTGTGGAACTCCACTCATCCCACCATTGCTGCTCTTGTAAATCTTTAGCAACAGCATCTACTGTCAGTAAATAGATGTTTGAGCTTATTTCGCTAGGTTTTATTTTGACAGTGAAGGATAAACCCTGTTCTTCTTGATTTGCTGGGTCTTTGAGTTTAAAGTCAGTCAATGAAAACGCTTTTTCTAAAGAAGAATTATCTATCTGACTTTGAGGATTATCAATTTTCAATGATGAAATAATTGAAGTATCTTTAAACAGTAACGTATGTTTATATTTTTTGAAAGATACATCGTAATTGAGAGATATGTCATTTTTTTCTTTCTTGCCTATTTCTAACAACTCCAGACTCTCATTTTTATCTACTGCTAACTTACCGTTATTTAAAGACTGAGGTCTATTGATATCTAAATCGTTTGGTAGTTGTTTGGGTGCAGTTTTTTGAAAATGTGAGACTTCTTGGAGAAGATATTGGGGAGAAAAAATTACAGATTTACTATCTTCTGGTAATTTTTCTGTCAACTTACTAAAGTAGTTGTCGATATCTGAATATTTACCCAGAAAAATCACATAAAAAGGATGATATTTTTCGGACTGGTTTTTGCTGGTTGAATAGGGGAATTTTGGTGTAGTTACTTCTTCGGTATAGACTACACCGTTAAATTCACTTTTGACGGCAATAATTCCCACAGCATAGCCCTTTTCTTTTTGCTCGGCATTTAAGTAGTTTTTCTTGATCTCTTTGCTAACTTTTGTCACATCACTATTTTTTTGGTATAAATCAGTAAGTATTACTACTAGCCGATTATCCTGTGATTGGGGTGTAATGGCTTTTTCGATTTGGCTGACGGATAAAGCTGGGTAATTAGGGTTTGTGCCGTTATAAAAGCCGGGTGATTGGGCATCTTGCTTGAACTGTTCGCGGCTAATTTGCTGGGTGTTTGTTCCTAAGCGTTGGTATTCAACTTTTGAACTGCTGAGAGAAAATGTGCTGTCGAGTAATTCTAAGGTTTGGGCATAACGACTTTTGGTGTTAGTAGAGACATACCCCTCCATTGAAGGAGTACCATCTATGTAAATTGCGACTTCCAAATTTTGCGATATTGGCGCAGGGCTACTCAGATTGGGTAAATTGCAAGGAAAATCGGGTGTTTTTGGTGGTTTACAGGAAACAACCAATATTAAAGTTGCAAATACTACTAATAGCCAGTTAGGTTTACGCATTTTTTTTGAATAATTAATAGATAGGTGCAATTAAATTTTGATGCTGAAGGGGCGCAGGACTTACTCAGGTGTCACACTCAACATATCCAGGACTTACGCAACTGGCACATACAGCAGATTGCAGGTAAATGAGGTACAGATATTACAATGATTTTCAGGTAAATAGACCACGTGGTAGGGGCGCAAGGCCTTGCGCCCCTACAAGGATCTGTGGTTCAAATAAATGAAAATTGCTGTATGTCTTGGGTTACGAAGCTGGCTTCTGGTTACTTACTATAGATGCACCAAGCTTATTTTTATTGAGAGAAAAATTGAGGTAATACAACTTGCAACAAAATGACTATAACAAGTAATTTTTAAGATTGTAAAGTATACTGCTTAACTTGATAATGTGTTTTTTTTAGCCATAATAGTCATTATATAGTGTTTTAAATATTATTTCTAGAAAAGAAATAACGAATCAATCTGGTTATTTTTTTATTTCTATAAATAGAATTTAAAACCAACAATATCAAAATTAATTAAGGGGGATTAAATGAAGGCAGGCGAGATAATTAGGATTGTAATATTTGGCTTTGTGGGTTCTATCCTCATGTTCTTTGTCCAACCGTGGATGTATGATAATCGGATAATCCCCATTAAAGATGTTTCTGTTGGTGATTGGCTAAGTGATCATTACAGTCCTGGTGCTTGGGTAGTTTTTGGTGTTTCGATAATTGCAACTGTTATTTGGTATGTATTAGCAGCAAATGCAAAAGTCCTGACTGCTAGTGAGACTGATAGATGGCGAGTGATTTGGTTCGTATTATTATTATTGCCACTTATCAGCATTGGTTTAGGAATTTCAGTTTTTAACAATAGCAATGATGCTCTAGTTTCGTTGACTGGTTTTTATATTATTGATGCCATACTCATATTATATTGGTTGCCCACAGGAACCAGTTCTCCCAGTCTTTTAATGTATATTCCGCCAGGTGCGCGTCTACTACGTCGTATTGTAGGAGGTTAGAAATGACGCTTTATGTAATTGGAATTGGCGGTACAGGTTCTAAGTGTTTAGAGGCAATTACTCAACTAGCTGCTGTGGGTTTATTTTTTCAAGAACCAATAAAACTGTTATTCATCGATGCTGATGAAACTAATGGTAACTTAGAGCGTTCTAGAAGCAGTCTCAGCATTTACCAGAGAAATTTTAATCTCATGTCAGGGGATAAACAGCAGTATGCTTGGTTGAGAACCCCTTTAGAGTCTTATAATGTGTGGTCGCCCTTTGGGAATACTAGTGCTAACAAAAATCTCGGGGCATTTTTTAATTACAACAACCTGAAGCAAAAAAGTCAAGCTTTAGGTAATTTATTTGATGTTCTCTACTCTAAAGAAGAACGGGAAGCAAACTTAGATATCGGCTTTCGGGGTAGACCTGCAATTGGCTCCGGGGTGATGAGTCGCATCGATTTAGATAGT
The Gloeotrichia echinulata CP02 DNA segment above includes these coding regions:
- a CDS encoding DUF2330 domain-containing protein; amino-acid sequence: MKPFRFLISLLFVFVALLCFTPAAWAFCGFYVAKADTKLYNQASQVVIARDGDRTVLTMANDFQGEVKDFAIVIPVPTVLQKEQVHVAEPKIIERLDAFSAPRLVEYFDSDPCAPIYPYNRVLPAPSARVNQLENSTSNRSLGVTVEARFNVGEYDIVILSAKESGGLETWLNRNGYKIPRGAKDLLKPYIRSSMKFFVAKVNLDKFEESGYKLLRPLQIAYQSPKFMLPIRLGMINATTEQDLIVYILSPKGQAEITNYRTVKIPSNVNIPIFVKNEFGDFYKSTFQTSYTREDKKVAFLEYAWDMGSCDPCSAEPLTPEELKQAGVFWLENNSESNVPVSPGFRPRVFSSNVFITRLHVRYTRNKFPEDPMFQTTSNRESFQGRYILQHPFRGEIKCEAGKQYKRSLSQRFEQEAQTLAKLTNWNIQDIRQKMNLTVGHLTNSWWENFIAWIGL
- the bchI gene encoding magnesium chelatase ATPase subunit I; amino-acid sequence: MSPTAQTTASARRVVFPFTAIVGQEEMKLALLLNVIDPKIGGVMIMGDRGTGKSTTIRALADLLPEISVVANDPFNSDPTDPDLMSDEVRQLLIQGAEIPVDFKKVQMVDLPLGATEDRVCGTIDIEKALSEGVKAFEPGLLAKANRGILYVDEVNLLDDHLVDVLLDSAASGWNTVEREGISIRHPARFVLVGSGNPEEGELRPQLLDRFGMHAEIHTVKEPVLRVQIVEQRAEFDQNPLAYVEKCKPEQEALQQQIVNAQKLLPQVKSEYDLRVKISEICSELDVDGLRGDIVTNRAAKALTAFEGRTEVTIDDIRRVITLCLRHRLRKDPLESIDSGYKVAKAFARVFGVELPEDNAQKNGTGQKVGVRN